From Candidatus Nomurabacteria bacterium, one genomic window encodes:
- a CDS encoding sugar transferase, whose product MIYPSLLILTDFLALLTSFTVAYIVRVVFSESPLARDIPPLEFIKIFLLILPMWLIVNAGLGLYSKSIYEKRLPEAARLLVGSFIGILTVIGYDFVQDDTIFPARIIPVYGFFLAFILLFLARNILWMFRTYMFRYGYGVRNVMIIGSSEVTINIAKQIEAAYGSGYKVAAIVCAKQFLPEGFKGQHFSNVHSAIEAAGKLKVHTIIQTEMYDNEDTNRKLFASVRNRHMQYKFIPAQAEFYTGKNTVELLLGYPVISVHQTPLIGWGRVTKRLADVSISLIGIVLAAPILLVIALLRKLNEPKAPIFYRQRRVTRFGTEFGIYKFRTMNYKYCTGPNQPFKDDEAAFEAMGRQDLLPELKEFGSVKDDPRVSKFSHFLRRSSIDELPQLLNVLKGELSIVGPRPMTAEQAKEYRKQAGGDVVLSVKGGITGLWQVSGRNNLTFDERINLELYYVQNWTPWLDLKIIIKTFRVVLGGRGTT is encoded by the coding sequence ATGATTTATCCGAGCTTATTAATTCTGACCGATTTTTTGGCATTACTAACATCCTTCACAGTTGCCTACATCGTGCGTGTAGTGTTTAGTGAAAGTCCACTCGCACGGGATATTCCGCCACTTGAGTTCATTAAAATCTTTCTTCTAATTTTGCCAATGTGGTTAATTGTTAACGCCGGACTTGGCCTGTATTCTAAGTCGATCTACGAAAAGCGTTTACCAGAAGCCGCTCGCCTGCTTGTAGGTTCTTTTATAGGCATATTAACAGTCATTGGTTACGATTTTGTTCAAGACGATACCATATTTCCGGCACGAATAATTCCAGTCTATGGATTTTTCTTGGCCTTCATATTGCTATTTTTAGCTCGAAATATTTTATGGATGTTCCGGACATATATGTTTCGCTACGGCTACGGTGTGCGCAATGTGATGATTATCGGCAGCTCGGAAGTGACAATAAATATAGCTAAACAGATTGAGGCTGCCTACGGGAGCGGCTATAAAGTCGCGGCAATTGTTTGTGCAAAACAATTTTTGCCAGAGGGCTTTAAGGGTCAGCATTTTAGTAATGTACATTCTGCAATCGAAGCCGCAGGTAAACTAAAAGTTCATACGATTATTCAGACCGAAATGTACGACAACGAAGATACCAACCGTAAACTTTTTGCCAGTGTACGCAACCGTCATATGCAGTACAAATTCATCCCGGCTCAAGCCGAGTTTTACACGGGCAAGAATACAGTTGAACTACTATTGGGATATCCAGTGATATCTGTTCATCAGACCCCTCTAATCGGTTGGGGTAGAGTTACAAAGCGGTTGGCGGATGTTTCCATCTCGTTAATTGGCATTGTACTTGCAGCCCCAATTCTGCTAGTCATCGCACTCCTGAGAAAGCTCAATGAACCTAAAGCACCTATATTCTATCGGCAGCGTCGCGTAACTCGCTTTGGCACTGAGTTTGGTATTTATAAATTTAGAACGATGAACTACAAATACTGCACCGGTCCTAATCAACCTTTCAAAGATGATGAAGCGGCTTTTGAAGCAATGGGGAGGCAGGATTTGTTGCCAGAACTAAAAGAGTTTGGATCGGTTAAAGATGATCCACGTGTTAGTAAATTCTCTCATTTCTTAAGACGCAGCAGTATAGATGAATTGCCTCAGCTGCTAAACGTGCTAAAAGGTGAACTAAGTATTGTTGGTCCTAGGCCGATGACTGCCGAACAGGCCAAAGAATATCGTAAACAAGCTGGAGGTGACGTAGTCTTGAGTGTAAAGGGTGGGATAACTGGTTTATGGCAGGTGTCTGGGCGGAATAATTTAACTTTCGACGAACGCATAAATCTAGAACTCTATTATGTTCAGAACTGGACACCTTGGCTCGACCTCAAAATCATTATCAAGACATTCAGAGTTGTTTTGGGGGGCAGGGGGACTACCTAG
- a CDS encoding glycosyltransferase — MSKQPRIAIVHDWLTNLGGAERTVRALLDAYPRADLYTSVYDKDGLDLFRDVEVRTTWLQKIPGKLKFKHQLWVPLRPLAFRSLNLKDYDIIISSSSAEAKQVRGGSRTVHICYCHTPIRYFWVNPEKYMREPGLGPLNFLAPVIVPLFLKALKRSDYKAAQKIDVFIANSKAVQSRIAKYYDRDSKIVYPPVQIDRFRQSKPPKRAGFITAGRQVAYKRHDLAIEACNKLELPLLVLGNGPEHERLKHIAGPTITFNSNPSDQDIEGAFKSARAFIHPGEEDFGITPIEAMAAGTPVIAYMAGGALDYIKPAINGEFFDRQTPTSLEKALKNFDTKKYKHNIVSQSALEFSLEKFQKNIAKIIDMSTRP, encoded by the coding sequence ATGTCAAAGCAACCTAGAATCGCTATCGTCCACGACTGGCTGACTAATTTGGGTGGTGCAGAACGCACGGTCCGAGCTCTTCTCGATGCCTACCCTCGAGCCGATCTGTATACCTCGGTTTACGACAAAGATGGTCTCGATCTGTTTCGAGATGTCGAAGTCAGAACCACCTGGCTGCAGAAAATTCCTGGCAAGCTTAAATTTAAGCATCAGCTCTGGGTGCCTCTCCGCCCGCTGGCTTTTCGTTCTTTAAATCTCAAAGATTACGACATTATCATCAGTAGTTCGAGTGCCGAGGCCAAGCAAGTGCGTGGCGGCTCTAGGACGGTCCATATATGTTACTGCCATACGCCAATTCGTTATTTCTGGGTTAACCCCGAAAAATATATGCGCGAGCCAGGTCTTGGACCTCTTAACTTTTTGGCGCCAGTTATTGTGCCCCTCTTCCTGAAGGCACTCAAAAGGAGTGACTACAAAGCAGCTCAGAAGATCGACGTGTTTATCGCCAATTCTAAGGCAGTCCAAAGTAGAATTGCCAAATACTATGATCGTGATTCAAAGATTGTCTATCCGCCCGTGCAAATCGACCGATTCCGGCAATCAAAGCCACCCAAAAGAGCCGGCTTTATAACTGCTGGCAGACAAGTCGCCTACAAAAGACACGACTTAGCAATCGAAGCCTGCAACAAACTTGAGTTGCCTCTACTAGTTTTAGGGAACGGCCCTGAACATGAACGGCTAAAACATATTGCTGGGCCGACAATAACCTTCAACTCGAATCCAAGCGATCAAGACATCGAAGGCGCCTTTAAGTCCGCACGCGCCTTTATACACCCAGGCGAGGAAGATTTCGGGATTACTCCGATCGAAGCTATGGCGGCAGGTACACCAGTAATCGCCTATATGGCTGGTGGCGCCTTGGATTACATCAAGCCAGCTATAAATGGAGAGTTTTTCGATCGCCAAACTCCTACTAGTTTAGAAAAAGCCCTGAAAAACTTCGATACGAAGAAATATAAACACAACATAGTCTCCCAGTCTGCCCTTGAATTTAGTCTAGAAAAATTCCAAAAAAATATCGCTAAGATTATTGATATGTCTACTCGACCGTGA